A segment of the Carya illinoinensis cultivar Pawnee chromosome 1, C.illinoinensisPawnee_v1, whole genome shotgun sequence genome:
ATAAGTAAGTCAATATCCCAAAGGAATCGAAATTAATACAAGAGAGGAAGTAAAGTAGTAGATGTACGGAGAATAGATAAATGGTGGCTTGGTCTACAAGAGAGGAAAGTGAAAGGAGCCCACCTCTGCAGCTAGCTTGAGATGGAAATATCAGTACTTAGGAACATGATGATGAGTAAGTCAGTTGTGTAGCAAAGGCTTGTCTGTGGGCTCAAATACTTACATAAAATCATCGGCCTACAGATTGGACTTATAATTACTTCCATTATTTGGCAAAAATAAAGTAGGGTTGAGTAGCACAGTTTAACCAACTAACAACTCCAACACCCACTCCATAATGatatatttctttctctctctctctctctctctctgatacCAAACTTGGGTTTGGGTTCAGCGTACATTTCATCACATAAATCATTCTAGCTTATTCCTAAAGCCAACTGGGTTCAATATAACTTGTACCCATTTTTCTGGTTTCCATGCTCTTAAGATCTACAGATGATATTAGTACTGTATCtcagctagctagctttgtAGTAGCTCCGTACGTTTTCTTGCTGGTTTATTGTTTTACTTCTATGAAGCTGGGATGAGAGATCGTGCAGAAAGATTTGCAGTTCTTCCTTTCTCAGTTGGCTGCACTTCAGAGTCCAGCGTTGCTCTAGGCGCCTCAGCTAAACAGAAGAAACCAAAGCCAGAATCAAACCGGCCTCCTCTAATGAGTATGCATGGCCGCCTCTACATATCTCTGATGTTTCTCTCCTTGATTGATCCATATTCTCTTTTATTTGCAGTATTTGGttgattttatcaatttttttatccttttataaggaagagaagaaggagaagaaaggCCATCCAGATCAAAAATGAAGAATTCTTTTGGTTTTCTTGCTCTACCAAAGCCGAACATTGCTGGTGGGATACAGCGAGTGTTCAGAAGCATCAAAAGTTTTTCTCAACTCTTTGGTAAGTGAATGATTGATTGATTACTTGTTCGTTTCTCAAGATATATATCTAAACTTCATGATCTTTCTCCCTAAACCAACCATATCCATATTCCATGTTCTTCAACAGCGCATGCAGTAAGAGCTTAGGGAAAAAGACAATAGTAGTTTAGAGAGATCACTTTATAGGAAgaatacaaattaatagttcTTTCGTTTgcaatatatacaaatatatgtACACTAATATCACCTGGAGCATGTGATTGGaatcatgcatatatacatgcatacacatagatacatgcatacataaaaaaaacatGCATAGATAGTACACACTCTTACATATTCACTAAGGAAGCCATTTTTTTACTCTGAATCCACAGTGAAGAACTTATAATTCACAAGCCAAACAATAGAGTTGAAAGCTTACAACTGCATGATggacatttttttacaaattatttgtCTCATTAGTACTGTATAATTGCAAACTTGGATATAgatgtgtgtgcgtgtgtgtgtttCAGATGGTACAGTAAATTAATGGTATACAAtattatgtgtgtatatatatatatatattgatggggGTGAGACGTCATTTTACAACTActctaattaataaaatatttgtgaaGGAAACCTCGGGGAAGAAGTTAGGTAGCTAACCTTTGCTTGCATTCTCAGCATAATTAATTGATCAATAATGCTTAGTACCCCACCTGCATGCAGGGAGCTTCATCTTGATCAGATTCCATCCTAAGACTCAttataattcaatataaatattaaatttcaacatataaaaagtatatatgtCATTGCACAATAATGATACtgatcacaaaaaaaaaaaaaaggattttggGAGAGATTTTCATGATGCATTCTTGGCATGATGATCTGTGTGTCTTCAATgatgttattttaatattatttctagcTATATCCTTGATCTAGAACAAAAAGGTATTATCTCTATCACGCCGATCAGAAGTTAAGAAATTTTTAGAATAACTTTAATTAATAgaaagcatatataatatatacatttacACGCGCGTTTGTGTAACTATGTCGAGACGATATTGtcttatatatcaatattggtGTGTGAATTGGTGTACAAAATGTACTTACAAGAAAATCTTTCCTATTGCAAATAGGATAGGAGATGGATGATAGAGTAGAACATGTTATTCTACTTTTAAAAAGCAATAAATAATCTAATGTTTGATGGGTAATGCCACGTCAGTATATATATAGCGGTGATGGAAAAGAGacgagaataaaatatataacataattattaatattaattctatCTTCAACAGTACCGTACTCGTAATTTTCAGATTTATTAGATTATTGATAGTgtctgcatattatatatatatacttctcAACATGTCATTTACACATCTCTCTCTTTATGAAAAATATAGTTTACAAAGAAGAGAATGAAGAGATGGAAAAGGAGATGGAAATTGGATATCCAACAGACGTGAAACATGTCACACACATAGGGTTGGATGGGTCAACGACAACAAACCCAGCAAAGGGATGGGAAAATCTGACAGCTCCTGaaatcatttctttcccttcaatTTCTTTGAGGCAGTTCGAGCTCGCCATGGCAGCACAGGCTCACGAACCACCTCTCGTAGATCATGTTGCTCCTAATTGATCAAAGTTTAGTTAAAATGATTGATTATTTTGACTACGAAGTAtaaagatgatgatgattagGTACCGATCGAGTGGTGAAGACAAGTCTTAATATTGGATTGAAAACTTATGGTGATGACCTTATTGCATGTGTGCTAGCAGATAGCTTTGTATACAGCCTGAAAAAATCACATCCAAAACAACGTTTTCGGTTTTTGTTGTGTACTTCTTTCCTGCAAACAGCTAGGTGCTGATGACAAGAGTGCTACTGCATCTTCTGTAGAGATCTTGCAAACCCTGATTCAAACTTCTTTACAaatgtgctatatatatatatatatggatgattTACTTGAatcatatacacacatattgtgtgtgtgtgtttttatgttgtttttaCCTTGAACAGCGGGAGATGTTAAAAAATCTTATCCTTTCCTCTCTCTGTCTcttgtctgtctgtctgtctctctGTGTGTAGTAGTTGCCAAAATCCAAATACATGTGAGCCAATGCATAAGGACACACCGACAGACACTGAGATAAGAAGTGTAGCCTGGCCTCTTTCAAgataatgatatatatgttCCAATATATGGATTGGAGTAGATACTCGAAGATGCTGTTAATCTTATTAACTTATTCATGATGACCCTAGCTAGTGGAATACTTCCTCCTATTAAAGTCTTGTACGTTTGAATCTTAAAATACATGCATGATATCTTCGTCTATAAGATGCAGATAATGCAGTTTATTATAGTTTACTTCATCCCAAAAAGCAACATCTAACCCACCTCCACTTATTTGCTTATATGGCAGTCTTAAAAGACAACAACCACTTAATTTGCATCCATATAACCGCACgtattttatattgaaaaaataa
Coding sequences within it:
- the LOC122315074 gene encoding CRIB domain-containing protein RIC4-like, with the translated sequence MRDRAERFAVLPFSVGCTSESSVALGASAKQKKPKPESNRPPLMRREEGEERPSRSKMKNSFGFLALPKPNIAGGIQRVFRSIKSFSQLFVYKEENEEMEKEMEIGYPTDVKHVTHIGLDGSTTTNPAKGWENLTAPEIISFPSISLRQFELAMAAQAHEPPLVDHVAPN